One genomic region from Eremothecium gossypii ATCC 10895 chromosome I, complete sequence encodes:
- a CDS encoding AAL058Cp (NOHBY103; No homolog in Saccharomyces cerevisiae; Syntenic homolog of Kluyveromyces lactis KLLA0C10230g) → MQFRRWLTRSRPTFSNLSELVVCKEGTGAGPFIELPEFKILEDAVVLKIPAASVVYGRLEQLGMFNVPSGASRPFIKLEHMRNGFTKFCTGVEPVNLVCSSPAPTNNLKVLEVNYEDEAWVIKDAGSRILSYSGNISVEEDKLTGRGVVVLNGQGPIYELDLGKCDEVLLAPESVCAYTADTSLQLVKLDALLTISKAVKKYGQLLFGKHYEGILTVLTRMANKDKIYYRAKGPGRLLLQTHYLPGSQEYSTAELLQSMK, encoded by the coding sequence ATGCAGTTCAGGAGGTGGCTGACCAGATCTAGGCCTACTTTCAGCAATCTTTCTGAGCTTGTAGTATGCAAAGAAGGGACCGGTGCTGGTCCATTTATCGAATTACCAGAGTTTAAGATCCTCGAAGATGCTGTAGTGCTCAAAATTCCAGCCGCAAGTGTTGTATACGGGCGACTCGAGCAACTTGGTATGTTCAATGTGCCTTCTGGAGCATCGCGGCCCTTTATCAAGCTCGAGCATATGCGAAATGGGTTTACAAAGTTCTGCACGGGTGTCGAGCCAGTCAACCTTGTGTGCAGCTCCCCTGCACCAACGAATAACCTCAAGGTACTCGAAGTAAACTATGAAGACGAAGCGTGGGTGATAAAAGACGCAGGGTCACGGATTCTTTCGTACAGCGGTAACATATCTGTCGAAGAAGATAAATTGACAGGCCGTGGCGTTGTAGTACTTAATGGGCAGGGCCCCATATATGAACTCGACTTGGGGAAGTGCGATGAGGTACTCCTGGCGCCCGAAAGCGTATGTGCCTACACTGCGGATACTAGTTTGCAGCTGGTTAAGCTAGATGCGCTTCTGACGATTTCAAAGGCGGTGAAGAAGTACGGCCAGTTGCTCTTCGGCAAGCACTACGAGGGCATTCTCACTGTTCTTACACGAATGGCGAACAAAGATAAGATCTACTATCGTGCCAAGGGCCCCGGAAGGCTACTCCTGCAGACCCATTATCTACCTGGATCTCAGGAGTACTCAACAGCGGAACTTCTCCAATCAATGAAATGA
- the CFT1 gene encoding cleavage/polyadenylation factor CFT1 (Syntenic homolog of Saccharomyces cerevisiae YDR301W (CFT1)): MNVFDEVINATVVNNSVTGHFTTTLREELIITRTNLLSVLHKDNEGRLVLAYEWKLSGRVHGLSLVPHKSGLGRLAVLTGRGRVSIVRFDAENQTLETESLHYYDAKFEELSALTVGAAPRLEQEPAARCLLVHNGDCLAVLPLRGHEEEGEEAEEEEEHPAKRARTDADGRLVGASTVMPASHLHSDIKNVKDMRFLRGLNKSAVGVLYQPQLSWCGNEKLTRQTMKFIILSLDLDDEKSTVINMLQGLPNTLHTIIPLSNGCVLAGVNELLYVDNTGALQGAISLNAFSNSGLNTRIQDNSKLQAFFEQPLCYFATQSNGRDILLLMDEKARMYNVIIEAEGRLLTTFNCVQLPIVNEIFKRNMMPTSICGNMNLETGSLFIGFQSGDAMHVRLNNLKSSLEHKGTVSETLETDEDYMELYGNNAEKEKKNLETESPFDIECLDRLLNIGPVTSLAVGKASSIEHTVAKLANPNKDELSIVATSGNGTGSHLTILENTIVPTVQQALKFISVTQIWNLKIKGKDKYLVTTDSSQTRSDIYSIDRDFKPFKAADFRKNDTTVSTAVTGGGKRIVQVTSKGVHLFDINFKRMMTMNFDFEVVHVCIKDPFLLLTNSKGDIKIYELEPKHKKKFVKTVLPDALKEIIITFGVILESNMCNKYINGLEKSEEPQLLFTFVTADNQIVFFTKDHNDRIFQLNGIDDFRQKLFISTYQLPEDINPDPSIKQVIISRLGHKHKQEYLTILTFGGEVYLYRKCIDNPDRFIKCDHELLITGAPENAYPKGVQGVERVAHYIEDYNGYSVIFITGTVPYIIIKEDNSVPRIFPFANITLVSMTRWGENSVMCVDDVKNARIMTLNLDRDRYYGNKMSLAKIYLEDPLEDFQTLNNITYHERTQTFIVSYAKSIDYVALSEEDEPLVGYNPDKIHAMGFQSGIILLSPKSWEIIDKIEYGKNSLINDMRTMMIQLNSNTKRRREYLVVGNTYVRDEDIGGTGSFYLYDITEVVPEPGKPDTNYKFKDIFQEDIRGTVSTVCEISGRFMISQSSKAMVRDIQEDNSVVPVAFLDMPVFITDAKSFGNLMIIGDSMQGFSFLGFDAEPYRMLTLGKSVSKLETMCVEFLVNNGDVYFLVTDRNNLMHVLKYAPDEPNSLSGQRLVHCTSFNLHSTNTCMRLIKKNDEFGKVSRGFGIYMPSFQCIGSQADGTIFKVVPLSEASYRSLYLIQQQLIDKEVQLCGLNPRMERLENPFYQMGHILRPMLDFTVLKRFATLSIPTRMTMASKAGRQAHAEIWRDLIDIEYSLTSLNKIT, encoded by the coding sequence ATGAATGTCTTCGATGAAGTTATCAATGCGACAGTTGTCAATAACAGCGTCACAGGGCACTTCACGACGACTTTGCGGGAAGAGCTAATAATTACTCGCACAAATTTGCTCTCTGTCCTCCACAAGGACAACGAGGGCCGACTGGTGCTTGCGTATGAGTGGAAGCTAAGTGGGCGAGTCCACGGGCTGTCGCTTGTTCCGCATAAGAGCGGGTTGGGGCGGTTGGCGGTGCTGAccgggcgcgggcgggtGTCGATCGTGCGTTTCGACGCAGAAAACCAGACGCTGGAGACAGAGAGTCTGCACTACTACGATGCCAAGTTCGAGGAGCTGAGCGCTCTGACAGTGGgggccgcgccgcggctggagcaggagccGGCGGCGCGATGCCTGTTGGTACACAACGGAGACTGCTTGGCCGTTCTGCCGCTGCGGGGCCACGAGGAGGAGGGAGAGGAGGCCGAAGAGGAAGAGGAGCATCCTGCGAAGCGCGCGCGGACGGACGCGGATGGGCGGCTAGTCGGAGCGAGCACGGTGATGCCTGCGTCGCACCTGCATTCGGACATCAAGAACGTGAAGGACATGCGCTTTCTGCGCGGGCTCAATAAGTCCGCGGTCGGCGTTCTGTATCAGCCCCAGTTGTCGTGGTGTGGCAACGAGAAGCTCACGCGGCAGACTATGAAGTTTATCATTCTGTCGCTCGACCTGGACGACGAGAAGTCCACAGTGATCAATATGCTTCAAGGCCTCCCCAACACGTTACACACGATCATCCCGCTTTCAAATGGGTGTGTGCTGGCGGGTGTGAACGAGCTGCTGTATGTCGACAATACCGGTGCGCTGCAGGGTGCAATCTCGTTGAACGCATTCAGCAATAGCGGACTCAATACCAGAATCCAGGATAACTCGAAGCTCCAAGCATTCTTTGAGCAGCCTTTATGCTACTTTGCCACGCAGTCAAATGGGCGCGATATTTTGCTGCTGATGGATGAGAAGGCCCGCATGTACAATGTAATAATAGAAGCGGAGGGTCGGCTGCTGACCACATTCAACTGCGTGCAACTTCCTATCGTGAATGAGATATTTAAACGCAATATGATGCCGACATCTATATGTGGTAATATGAATCTGGAGACCGGGTCGCTATTTATTGGTTTTCAGTCGGGAGATGCGATGCATGTGCGTTTGAACAACTTGAAATCGTCTCTCGAACACAAGGGCACCGTCTCTGAGACCTTGGAAACCGATGAAGACTATATGGAGCTTTATGGGAACAACGCTGAGAAAGAAAAGAAGAACCTAGAGACTGAATCCCCGTTTGATATCGAGTGTCTTGATAGATTACTCAATATAGGGCCTGTAACCTCCTTGGCAGTGGGTAAAGCCTCCTCGATTGAGCATACAGTAGCCAAACTGGCTAATCCAAATAAGGATGAACTTTCTATAGTGGCGACATCAGGTAACGGGACTGGGTCTCACCTGACTATTTTAGAGAACACCATTGTCCCGACAGTGCAACAAGCCCTGAAATTCATCTCTGTAACGCAAATCTGGAATCTCAAGATAAAGGGAAAGGACAAGTACTTGGTCACGACGGACTCCTCGCAAACAAGGAGTGACATTTATTCTATTGATAGAGACTTTAAACCATTTAAGGCGGCTGATTTCCGGAAAAATGACACCACTGTGAGCACCGCTGTCACTGGTGGAGGGAAGAGGATTGTACAGGTAACTTCCAAAGGTGTGCATCTTTTTGACATTAATTTTAAACGTATGATGACTATGAACTTTGACTTTGAAGTTGTGCATGTCTGTATTAAAGACCCCTTCCTGTTGTTAACTAACTCCAAGGGTGACATCAAGATTTATGAGCTCGAACCCAAGCATAAGAAGAAGTTTGTTAAGACAGTTCTACCTGATGCTTTAAAGGAGATTATTATTACATTTGGGGTAATCTTGGAAAGTAATATGTGCAACAAATATATTAATGGTCTGGAAAAGTCCGAGGAACCCCAGCTATTATTCACTTTTGTTACAGCAGACAATCAAATTGTTTTCTTTACAAAAGATCACAACGACCGTATATTCCAACTGAATGGCATTGATGATTTCCGACAGAAGCTTTTCATTAGCACGTACCAACTGCCTGAGGATATTAACCCTGACCCCTCTATTAAACAGGTGATCATCAGTAGATTGGGACATAAGCATAAGCAGGAATACTTGACTATCCTAACATTTGGAGGCGAGGTTTATCTCTATAGAAAATGCATTGATAATCCGGATAGATTTATTAAGTGTGATCATGAACTATTGATAACTGGTGCACCAGAGAATGCATATCCAAAGGGAGTTCAGGGAGTAGAGCGAGTCGCGCATTACATTGAAGATTATAACGGTTATTCTGTTATATTCATAACAGGAACTGTGCCTTACATTATAATTAAAGAAGACAATTCCGTTCCTCGCATCTTCCCATTCGCCAATATCACACTCGTGTCTATGACCCGTTGGGGGGAGAACAGCGTAATGTGCGTTGATGATGTTAAGAATGCACGTATTATGACCCTTAATCTTGATCGGGACAGATATTATGGTAATAAAATGTCATTGGCAAAGATATATCTAGAAGATCCACTTGAAGACTTTCAAACACTTAATAACATAACTTACCATGAACGCACACAAACATTTATCGTCTCATATGCCAAATCTATTGATTATGTTGCCTTAAGTGAAGAAGACGAGCCCTTGGTTGGTTACAATCCAGATAAGATCCATGCTATGGGTTTCCAATCAGGTATCATCCTCTTATCCCCCAAATCATGGGAGATAATTGACAAAATAGAATATGGCAAGAATTCTCTAATAAATGATATGCGTACCATGATGATTCAGCTAAACTCTAACACTAAGCGCAGACGTGAGTACCTCGTCGTGGGTAATACATATGTCCGAGACGAGGATATTGGCGGTACGGGGTCTTTCTACCTGTATGATATTACCGAGGTAGTTCCGGAACCCGGGAAGCCGGATACCAATTACAAATTCAAAGATATTTTCCAAGAGGATATTAGAGGCACCGTCTCCACGGTCTGTGAGATTAGTGGCAGATTCATGATCAGCCAAAGCTCCAAGGCAATGGTTAGAGATATCCAAGAAGATAACTCGGTAGTACCAGTCGCGTTTTTGGATATGCCTGTCTTTATTACCGATGCTAAGAGTTTCGGTAATTTAATGATTATTGGTGATTCCATGCAGGGGTTTAGCTTCCTTGGGTTTGACGCAGAACCCTACAGGATGCTAACCCTTGGCAAAAGTGTCTCCAAACTGGAAACTATGTGTGTGGAGTTTCTCGTCAATAATGGAGACGTATACTTTCTCGTTACAGACCGCAACAATCTTATGCACGTCCTCAAGTATGCACCCGATGAGCCCAATTCCCTCTCCGGGCAGCGATTGGTACACTGTACTAGTTTTAATTTGCATTCCACCAACACATGCATGCGGTTAATCAAGAAAAATGACGAATTCGGGAAGGTTAGTCGTGGGTTTGGTATTTACATGCCGTCTTTCCAGTGCATTGGATCGCAGGCTGATGGCACGATCTTCAAAGTCGTCCCACTTAGCGAAGCCTCATACAGAAGTCTTTACCTCattcagcagcagctcatTGATAAAGAGGTCCAACTTTGCGGCCTGAATCCCCGCATGGAGCGCCTAGAAAACCCATTTTATCAAATGGGCCACATTCTCAGGCCCATGCTTGATTTTACTGTTCTGAAGCGCTTTGCGACGCTGTCAATTCCCACCCGTATGACCATGGCAAGTAAAGCAGGCCGGCAAGCTCATGCTGAAATCTGGCGTGATCTAATTGATATTGAATATTCTTTAACATCTCTAAATAAGATCACCTAG
- the GPI11 gene encoding mannose-ethanolamine phosphotransferase GPI11 (Syntenic homolog of Saccharomyces cerevisiae YDR302W (GPI11)) has product MTTKKRPVGKKKFVSFSDDDALSRTGRLPKNLPQHGSPPVYVRRTWQTIPFHLIVLSYWFIKHSNGYDVRKCTWLLVPCQVLYLALQFNPATVYGNKILKLNYALLAVSGVTCILLTIPCMLLVVLFGAPFLEMLDKTWLLSLHCCVLSYPAVYSVLNSDFKVGFFKKYFISIAVGCWISCLAIPLDWDRPWQEWPIPLVVGAQLGAMFGYTFCSQL; this is encoded by the coding sequence ATGACTACTAAGAAGAGACCAGTGGGCAAGAAGAAGTTTGTTTCATTTTCCGATGACGATGCATTATCGCGGACTGGCAGGCTGCCAAAGAACCTGCCCCAGCATGGCAGTCCGCCAGTTTATGTGAGGCGAACATGGCAAACGATACCATTCCACCTCATAGTGCTTTCTTACTGGTTTATAAAGCATTCGAATGGATATGATGTTCGTAAATGTACATGGTTGCTAGTTCCTTGCCAGGTTCTGTATTTGGCCCTACAGTTTAATCCTGCCACTGTGTATGGAAATAAGATTCTGAAGCTAAATTACGCCTTGCTAGCTGTATCTGGTGTAACTTGCATACTTCTAACAATTCCATGTATGCTGCTGGTCGTGCTATTTGGCGCGCCCTTCTTGGAGATGCTTGACAAAACATGGCTCCTCTCGCTCCATTGTTGCGTCCTATCGTACCCAGCAGTGTACTCCGTGCTCAACAGCGACTTCAAGGTGGGCTTCTTCAAGAAATACTTCATTTCGATTGCAGTCGGGTGCTGGATCAGCTGCTTGGCTATTCCTCTTGACTGGGACAGGCCTTGGCAGGAATGGCCCATTCCTTTGGTAGTTGGAGCGCAGCTGGGCGCTATGTTCGGTTATACATTCTGTAGTCAATTGTAG
- the RSC3 gene encoding Rsc3p (Syntenic homolog of Saccharomyces cerevisiae YDR303C (RSC3) and YHR056C (RSC30)): MGVDIRGRKMKKPPACVQCRKRKIGCDRAKPLCGNCVRNGKSDCFYPDIPGVYAQSGGGGATPPGKSAELASVEQIREYSARLQQLSMPPRPVPASPAPAEPTVYVPKVTMLPAVVRRYDYSAAGEEPLTHVVRGPAIFDTAKVPYTQDEIMAKELDFLRGRLLDLQKATGKTVPGLGGLRGRPGSGRRARSDTIGAEDDDSLLDGMDGHSLHSSGNGDGPASLKKRKQDQFDEFKSVDPSFLDPKQVLRVLLNKSAFFTPTVPIPGNENRLFHVGHLAMHDDYLCFFHNRLYDIMANTLPERLSQQQQTKLKPVAEMEPLRFPPKMLCTHWINYFTTQTDVSTLIPFVQSSDIIQSIDQWFPQKDVTFRIESISLDQLATLGLITLFLLFCYNSLSSTVLVPLKDDEMHRYEQLRSYVPQLHANLKSIMLLVCMGGSTNLSRKWKVRLLPFIAVMKFYQTLSGWSPSTSHSTDFDEDLNWSLDLGINHETQDQNAIIIWNFVYKNCCWRKLIHGELPLPLLSKLSGSSKILDSSLLQDYDFLKTIMKLLQYLHSREETQSVAKLQKLKLKCKEALNNASQRCYNAQLMVSHVVDTLVYRNMELFVDVYTLLHYESIGDVEKYNETFKSFIQFLQESVFYIFSGLANLKFAGYEYIFHLPTFTILKNILLILFSLTERTRLGVGKDTPELAQMNDTLITLIRKICMLISDYSKNCKKENPVVTDIKVIVATLLEANSYDHPAVPSSLRNGIKSLDILKINKNVAKLRTMSETLIKTDFYEKRGPFVPESLPTFGVTAGNFDSVYQAFFQ, encoded by the coding sequence ATGGGCGTTGACATCCGGGgcaggaagatgaagaaACCACCTGCGTGCGTGCAGTGCCGCAAGAGAAAAATCGGGTGCGACCGGGCGAAGCCGCTCTGCGGGAACTGTGTGCGGAACGGCAAGAGCGACTGCTTCTACCCCGACATTCCGGGGGTGTACGCGCAGAGTGGGGGAGGCGGCGCGACGCCGCCGGGCAAGAGCGCCGAGCTGGCGTCTGTGGAGCAGATCAGGGAGTACAgcgcgcggctgcagcagctgagcatgccgccgcggccggtGCCCGCGAGCCCCGCGCCGGCAGAGCCCACGGTGTACGTTCCGAAAGTGACGATGCTCCCGGCGGTGGTGCGGCGCTACGACTACAGTGCGGCGGGCGAAGAGCCGCTGACACACGTAGTGCGGGGCCCGGCGATCTTCGACACGGCGAAGGTGCCGTACACGCAAGACGAGATCATGGCGAAAGAACTGGACTTCCTGCGCGGCCGGCTGCTGGACTTGCAGAAGGCGACGGGGAAGACCGTGCCGGGCCTTGGCGGACTGCGCGGGCGGCCTGgcagcgggcggcgcgcgcgctccGACACGATTGGCGCGGAGGATGACGACAGCTTGCTGGACGGCATGGACGGCCACTCACTACACAGCTCGGGCAATGGCGACGGGCCGGCGTCCTTGAAGAAACGCAAGCAGGATCAGTTCGACGAGTTCAAGTCGGTGGACCCTTCCTTCCTTGATCCGAAACAGGTCCTGCGCGTTCTGCTGAACAAGAGCGCCTTTTTCACGCCCACCGTTCCCATCCCAGGCAATGAAAATCGTCTGTTCCATGTTGGGCACTTGGCAATGCACGACGATTACCTCTGCTTTTTCCACAATAGGCTGTACGATATCATGGCGAACACGTTACCGGAGCGCCTctcgcagcagcagcagacgAAATTGAAACCGGTTGCAGAAATGGAGCCGTTACGTTTTCCTCCCAAGATGCTATGTACACACTGGATCAACTACTTCACAACGCAAACGGATGTTTCCACCCTAATTCCTTTCGTCCAGTCGTCCGATATCATACAATCGATAGACCAATGGTTTCCGCAAAAAGATGTGACCTTCAGAATAGAGTCCATCTCGCTGGACCAGCTGGCAACGTTAGGGCTGATCACCCTTTTCCTGCTTTTCTGTTACAATTCTCTTTCTTCAACAGTCTTGGTGCCGTTGAAGGATGATGAGATGCATAGAtacgagcagctgcggaGTTACGTGCCTCAACTACATGCCAATCTGAAGAGTATCATGTTGCTTGTGTGCATGGGCGGATCCACCAATCTTTCCCGTAAATGGAAAGTGCGCCTTCTACCCTTCATAGCGGTCATGAAGTTTTACCAGACTCTTTCGGGGTGGTCTCCTAGCACTTCTCACTCCACCGATTTTGACGAGGACTTGAACTGGTCCCTGGACCTGGGCATAAATCACGAGACTCAAGACCAGAATGCAATTATCATTTGGAACTTTGTCTACAAAAATTGTTGCTGGCGGAAACTGATACATGGAGAGCTGCCATTGCCGCTTTTGTCAAAGCTTTCAGGTTCATCGAAGATACTGGATTCTTCGCTATTACAGGATTACGACTTTCTCAAGACGATAATGAAGCTGTTGCAGTATCTGCACAGCAGAGAGGAAACCCAGAGCGTTGCTAAATTGCAAAAGCTGAAACTAAAGTGCAAGGAAGCATTGAACAACGCCTCCCAGCGCTGTTACAATGCACAACTGATGGTCAGCCATGTTGTGGACACGCTGGTATACCGAAATATGGAGTTATTCGTGGACGTTTACACTTTACTACATTATGAGTCGATAGGCGATGTTGAAAAATATAATGAAACCTTCAAATCTTTCATCCAATTCCTCCAGGAATCTGTATTCTACATTTTTTCTGGGTTAGCCAACCTAAAGTTCGCTGGCTACGAGTATATCTTCCACCTCCCCACGTTTACCATCCTGAAGAATATCCTCCTTATCCTGTTTTCTCTTACAGAGAGAACTCGCCTCGGCGTTGGTAAGGATACTCCTGAATTAGCTCAGATGAATGATACACTGATAACCTTAATCAGAAAAATCTGTATGCTCATCAGCGATTATTCTAAAAACTGCAAGAAGGAAAACCCGGTAGTTACCGACATCAAAGTCATAGTTGCCACCTTGCTGGAGGCCAATTCATACGACCACCCCGCCGTCCCCAGCTCCTTACGGAATGGCATTAAATCTTTGGATATTCTGAAGATTAACAAGAATGTCGCGAAATTGCGCACAATGTCGGAGACATTAATAAAAACAGATTTCTACGAGAAAAGGGGCCCTTTTGTGCCTGAGTCGTTGCCCACGTTTGGCGTTACCGCTGGAAATTTTGATTCTGTGTATCAAGCCTTCTTTCAATAA
- the CPR5 gene encoding peptidylprolyl isomerase family protein CPR5 (Syntenic homolog of Saccharomyces cerevisiae YDR304C (CPR5) and YHR057C (CPR2)), which yields MQVLFVLAQALLCAFALADPTVTHRVFFDLQHGDEPLGRVVLGLFGDVAPRTVANFVTLAKSQDASAGYINSTFHRVIPNFMIQGGDFTHGTGVGGRSIYGATFEDESFAVKHDKPGRLSMANRGRDTNGSQFFITTVATPWLDGRHVVFGQVLDGMDVVSAVEAVPRNARDVPDISVRIVACGELQDTPADATGATLETDEL from the coding sequence ATGCAGGTCCTCTTCGTTCTCGCACAGGCGCTGCTCTGCGCGTTCGCGCTCGCAGACCCCACCGTCACACACCGTGTCTTCTTCGATCTGCAGCACGGCGACGAGCCACTGGGCCGTGTCGTGCTCGGGCTGTTCGGCGACGTCGCTCCGCGCACCGTCGCCAACTTCGTCACGCTCGCAAAGAGCCAGGACGCCTCCGCGGGCTACATCAACTCCACGTTCCACCGCGTCATCCCCAACTTCATGATCCAGGGCGGCGACTTCACCCACGGCACCGGCGTGGGCGGCCGCTCGATCTACGGAGCCACCTTCGAGGACGAGTCCTTTGCCGTCAAACATGACAAACCCGGCCGCCTGTCCATGGCCAACCGCGGCCGCGACACCAACGGCTCGCAGTTCTTCATTACCACTGTGGCTACGCCATGGCTGGACGGCCGCCATGTCGTCTTCGGCCAGGTTCTCGACGGCATGGACGTTGTGTCCGCGGTCGAGGCTGTCCCCAGGAACGCGCGCGACGTCCCGGACATCTCCGTGCGCATCGTCGCCTGTGGCGAGCTGCAGGACACGCCGGCGGACGCCACGGGCGCCACGCTGGAGACTGATGAGCTCTAG